The Corylus avellana chromosome ca8, CavTom2PMs-1.0 genome has a segment encoding these proteins:
- the LOC132190069 gene encoding protein SPA, chloroplastic has translation MSVAPSLPRFHSPFLCCPLKLSPPTISFLSYRPTRNQRSPASYPCIRALDLDQNTVVAISVGLVSVAVGIGIPVFYETQIDNAAKRDNTQPCFPCTGTGAQKCRFCMGTGTVTVELGGNEKEVSRCINCEGAGSLTCTTCQGSGIQPRYLDRREFKDDD, from the exons ATGTCAGTAGCACCTTCGCTCCCTCGCTTCCACTCCCCCTTTCTTTGTTGCCCTCTCAAGCTCTCTCCTCCAACCATTTCTTTTCTCTCCTACAGACCCACGAGAAATCAACGGTCGCCGGCGTCTTATCCATGCATTCGAGCTCTTGATCTTGATCAAAACACG GTAGTGGCAATATCAGTGGGGCTTGTGAGCGTTGCGGTTGGGATTGGCATTCCGGTCTTCTATGAAACCCAAATTGATAATGCT GCAAAGCGAGATAACACTCAGCCCTGCTTTCCCTGCACTGGCACCGGGGCAC AGAAATGCAGATTTTGCATGGGAACTGGAACGGTGACAGTAGAGCTTGGTGGGAATGAGAAGGAAGTCTCTCGATGCATCAATTGTGAAGGTGCGGGTTCATTGACATGCACCACATGTCAAGGCAGTGGCATACAACCTCGATACCTTGATCGAAG AGAATTCAAAGATGATGACTGA
- the LOC132189917 gene encoding L10-interacting MYB domain-containing protein-like isoform X1, producing the protein MDSEAGHQPKQERSRTRWTAPLDKIFADLVVKQIQLGNRPNNVFDKKTWNLIREEFNKQTDLNFNNNQLRKHLDVLRTRFYNLKSAFDQNNEFALDDSCCIGFDLWEDIGAQPRPEMIKVKDCPIYEQLCAIFTDSVAEGKYAQSSHYEELDRSVGIDTAGLISCHDGGTPRSANASSLRSMQGNMTSAEKVTKNIAERKRKGPSDTHSSLGGSRRDQEIYDTMAETMFEMVATLKSRAVAITPSDDKFTITNCIRALDEIQDIDDRLYFAALDLFEDASLREIFISLKGNKIRLTWLQGKCGKPTNS; encoded by the exons ATGGACAGTGAAGCCGGTCATCAACCAAAGCAGGAACGTTCAAGGACAAGGTGGACAGCACCCCTTGATAAAATATTTGCGGACTTGGTTGTTAAGCAAATTCAATTAGGGAACAGACCAAACAATGTGTTTGACAAGAAAACATGGAATCTCATTCGTGAGGAATTTAATAAGCAAACAGATCTCAACTTCAATAACAATCAATTGAGGAAGCACCTGGATGTTCTGCGAACTCGCTTCTATAATCTGAAGTCAGCTTTTGATCAAAATAACGAATTTGCTTTGGATGATTCTTGCTGCATTGGGTTTGACCTATGGGAAGATATTGGG GCACAGCCTAGGCCTGAAATGATCAAAGTCAAGGACTGCCCTATATATGAGCAGCTATGTGCAATCTTCACAGATTCAGTGGCTGAAGGGAAATATGCACAATCCAGTCACTATGAAGAGTTGGACAGGTCTGTTGGAATAGATACTGCAGGACTAATTTCATGTCATGATGGTGGAACCCCACGTTCTGCAAATGCATCATCATTGAGGTCTATGCAAGGAAACATGACATCAGCAGAAAAAGTAACGAAGAATATTgcagagagaaaaaggaaaggtcCATCTGACACACATTCTTCTTTGGGTGGAAGCAGAAGGGATCAAGAAATATATGATACTATGGCAGAAACCATGTTTGAAATGGTTGCTACTTTGAAATCCAGGGCAGTTGCAATAACGCCAAGTGATGACAAATTTACTATCACTAATTGCATTAGAGCACTGGATGAAATACAGGATATTGATGACAGGCTCTACTTTGCTGCTCTGGATCTCTTTGAGGACGCTAGTTTAAGGGAGATATTCATATCTCTAAAAGGCAACAAGATCCGGCTGACATGGTTGCAGGGGAAGTGTGGTAAACCAACCAACAGTTGA
- the LOC132189917 gene encoding L10-interacting MYB domain-containing protein-like isoform X2, whose amino-acid sequence MDSEAGHQPKQERSRTRWTAPLDKIFADLVVKQIQLGNRPNNVFDKKTWNLIREEFNKQTDLNFNNNQLRKHLDVLRTRFYNLKSAFDQNNEFALDDSCCIGFDLWEDIGPRPEMIKVKDCPIYEQLCAIFTDSVAEGKYAQSSHYEELDRSVGIDTAGLISCHDGGTPRSANASSLRSMQGNMTSAEKVTKNIAERKRKGPSDTHSSLGGSRRDQEIYDTMAETMFEMVATLKSRAVAITPSDDKFTITNCIRALDEIQDIDDRLYFAALDLFEDASLREIFISLKGNKIRLTWLQGKCGKPTNS is encoded by the exons ATGGACAGTGAAGCCGGTCATCAACCAAAGCAGGAACGTTCAAGGACAAGGTGGACAGCACCCCTTGATAAAATATTTGCGGACTTGGTTGTTAAGCAAATTCAATTAGGGAACAGACCAAACAATGTGTTTGACAAGAAAACATGGAATCTCATTCGTGAGGAATTTAATAAGCAAACAGATCTCAACTTCAATAACAATCAATTGAGGAAGCACCTGGATGTTCTGCGAACTCGCTTCTATAATCTGAAGTCAGCTTTTGATCAAAATAACGAATTTGCTTTGGATGATTCTTGCTGCATTGGGTTTGACCTATGGGAAGATATTGGG CCTAGGCCTGAAATGATCAAAGTCAAGGACTGCCCTATATATGAGCAGCTATGTGCAATCTTCACAGATTCAGTGGCTGAAGGGAAATATGCACAATCCAGTCACTATGAAGAGTTGGACAGGTCTGTTGGAATAGATACTGCAGGACTAATTTCATGTCATGATGGTGGAACCCCACGTTCTGCAAATGCATCATCATTGAGGTCTATGCAAGGAAACATGACATCAGCAGAAAAAGTAACGAAGAATATTgcagagagaaaaaggaaaggtcCATCTGACACACATTCTTCTTTGGGTGGAAGCAGAAGGGATCAAGAAATATATGATACTATGGCAGAAACCATGTTTGAAATGGTTGCTACTTTGAAATCCAGGGCAGTTGCAATAACGCCAAGTGATGACAAATTTACTATCACTAATTGCATTAGAGCACTGGATGAAATACAGGATATTGATGACAGGCTCTACTTTGCTGCTCTGGATCTCTTTGAGGACGCTAGTTTAAGGGAGATATTCATATCTCTAAAAGGCAACAAGATCCGGCTGACATGGTTGCAGGGGAAGTGTGGTAAACCAACCAACAGTTGA